A single genomic interval of Vulpes vulpes isolate BD-2025 chromosome 3, VulVul3, whole genome shotgun sequence harbors:
- the BCL10 gene encoding B-cell lymphoma/leukemia 10, producing the protein MEPAAPSLTEEDLTEVKKDALENLRVYLCEKIIAERHFDHLRAKKILSREDTEEISCRTSSRKRAGKLLDYLQENPKGLDTLVESIRREKTQNFLIQKITDEVLKLRNIKLEHLKGLKCSSCEPFPDGATNNFSRSNSDESNFSEKLRASTVIYHPEGESSTAPFFSTESSLNLPVLEVGRTENPTFSSTTLPRPGDPGAPPLPPELQLEEGGTCGNSSEMFLPLRSRAVSHQ; encoded by the exons GCTTTAGAAAATCTGCGTGTATACCTGTgtgaaaaaatcatagctgagagaCATTTTGATCACTTACGTGCAAAAAAAATACTCAGtagagaagacactgaagaaattTCTTGCCGAACATCAAGCAGGAAAAGGGCTGGAAAATTGTTAGACTATTTACAAGAAAACCCCAAAGGACTAGATACACTGGTTGAATCTATTCGGCGAGAAAAAACACAGAACTTCCTGATTCAGAAGATTACAGATGAAGTGCTGAAACTTAGAAATATAAAACTAGAACATCTGAAAG GACTGAAATGTAGCAGCTGTGAACCTTTTCCAGATGGAGCCACAAACAACTTCTCTAGATCAAATTCAGATGAGAGTAATTTCTCTGAAAAACTGAGAGCATCCACTGTCATATACCATCCAGAAGGAGAATCCAGCACAGCCCCTTTTTTTTCTACTGAGTCTTCACTGAATTTGCCTGTCCTAGAAGTCGGCAGAACTGAAAATCCCACCTTCTCTTCAACTACACTTCCCaggcctggggaccctggggctcCTCCTTTGCCACCAGAGCTGCAGTTAGAAGAAGGAGGAACTTGTGGAAACTCTAGTGAGATGTTTCTTCCCTTGAGGTCACGTGCTGTTTCGCATCAATGA